From the genome of Blautia pseudococcoides, one region includes:
- a CDS encoding response regulator transcription factor, translating to MLRIIIADDERIIRETISRLIDWESLGIQIVGLCKNGLEAYDAIIDEYPDIVLTDIKMPGLSGLDLIEKLTQTHERIQFILLSGYGEFEYAKKAMRYGIKHYLLKPCNEQQIIDAVEDVKHELLKDPLESIPKSFEKTLFHSLMAEGIFCGGQIPELSDSYVNYLDFQNTPYSIHYLYFLEEKNLLECTYLIDEYMAVKCIGMLYHILYVKNTLLILIKGWEENKPSLFEFIDGLHFDSQTVQTTHRQDQYPNLESLFCILIQKLRRYDRIYYIDGCKKIPIYNYSCCLENLSDVCSRYWEKGMDSTALKSALEELFSSIQERDFLVYLLTKILIRQGQYLSGQVSLIVTELLLHVNEAKTVPEITALFFRNFDTFFPAASVSAYKPFIEKLLAYTEEHLSDPNLSLKWLSENYLYMNVDYVSKQFSRQTGEKFSNYLNKLRINRAKSLLIDCDTEKIYTIAEQVGCGNNPQYFSQLFKKYAKMTPTEYMKKMAGK from the coding sequence ATGTTACGAATAATCATTGCAGATGATGAGAGGATCATACGGGAGACGATCAGCCGCCTCATAGACTGGGAAAGCCTAGGCATACAGATTGTCGGCCTCTGTAAAAATGGCCTTGAGGCTTACGATGCCATTATTGACGAGTATCCGGATATTGTACTCACGGATATCAAGATGCCGGGACTCTCCGGCCTTGACTTGATTGAAAAACTCACTCAGACCCATGAGAGAATCCAGTTTATCCTCCTGTCAGGGTATGGGGAATTTGAATACGCAAAGAAGGCCATGCGGTACGGGATCAAGCATTACCTGCTGAAACCCTGCAACGAGCAGCAGATCATTGATGCTGTGGAGGACGTGAAACATGAGCTATTAAAGGATCCTCTGGAAAGTATACCAAAAAGCTTTGAGAAAACCCTTTTCCACAGTCTGATGGCAGAAGGGATTTTTTGCGGCGGACAAATCCCCGAACTTTCAGATTCCTATGTAAATTATCTTGATTTCCAGAACACCCCTTACAGCATCCATTACCTGTATTTTCTGGAAGAAAAGAATCTTCTGGAATGTACATACCTCATTGACGAATATATGGCGGTAAAGTGCATCGGGATGCTGTACCATATCCTCTATGTTAAAAACACTCTCCTCATACTCATAAAAGGATGGGAGGAAAATAAACCGTCTCTGTTTGAATTTATAGATGGTCTGCATTTTGACAGCCAGACAGTGCAGACCACGCATCGTCAAGACCAATATCCCAATCTGGAATCCCTGTTTTGTATACTGATACAAAAGCTTCGCCGGTATGACAGGATATACTATATAGATGGCTGCAAAAAAATCCCTATTTACAACTACTCCTGCTGCCTGGAAAATCTATCGGACGTCTGCAGCAGGTACTGGGAGAAAGGAATGGACAGCACTGCACTTAAATCCGCATTGGAAGAGCTCTTTTCTTCTATCCAGGAACGGGATTTCCTGGTATATCTCCTGACTAAAATACTTATCCGGCAGGGACAGTACCTGTCAGGGCAGGTATCACTTATTGTCACAGAATTACTGCTGCATGTAAATGAGGCGAAGACTGTGCCCGAGATCACAGCTCTCTTCTTTAGGAACTTTGACACGTTTTTCCCCGCTGCCTCCGTCTCTGCGTACAAGCCCTTTATAGAAAAATTACTGGCCTACACAGAAGAACATCTCTCAGACCCCAATCTTTCCCTGAAATGGCTGTCTGAGAATTATCTTTACATGAATGTCGATTATGTGAGCAAACAATTCTCCCGCCAGACCGGGGAGAAGTTTTCTAATTATTTGAATAAACTCCGCATCAACCGGGCCAAATCCCTGCTCATAGACTGCGACACAGAGAAAATTTACACGATTGCCGAACAGGTGGGGTGCGGAAATAATCCCCAGTATTTCAGCCAGCTTTTCAAGAAATATGCAAAGATGACACCTACGGAGTACATGAAGAAAATGGCAGGAAAATAG
- the pyk gene encoding pyruvate kinase: MRKTKIVCTMGPNTDKKATMKALVRHGMDVARFNFSHGDYEEQRNRMNLLKNVREELDKPVAILLDTKGPEIRTGVLEDGKKVTLTEGADFTLYMEEMVGNEKGCSITYPGLAREVKPGNKILIDDGLIELDVKVVKRDHIVCTVANGGELGEKKGVNVPNVRVKLPAITEKDKQDVIFGIQQDIDFIAASFIRNAAGIKEIRKILHEHHAEQISIIAKIENAEGVENIDEIIAAADGIMVARGDLGVEIPAQEVPYIQKLIIKKCNENYKPVITATQMLDSMIRNPRPTRAEVADVANAIYDGTDAVMLSGETAAGKYPVEALTMMDEIAEDTEKHVDYDKYIQHRTMYKQTLVSSAIGIASVRTARNIDADCIITPTMSGKTARLVSSFRPTMPIYAITPNEFVQHKMQLYWGVKPLKGNTKDTTENILTSAMETVKRKRLVKKGQLAVFTAGDPATNSRKDEQNVTNMLHVIEVK; this comes from the coding sequence ATGCGCAAGACGAAGATTGTATGTACCATGGGTCCGAATACGGACAAAAAAGCCACAATGAAAGCGCTGGTCAGACACGGCATGGATGTGGCCCGCTTCAATTTTTCACACGGGGATTACGAGGAGCAGCGTAACCGTATGAACCTGCTGAAAAATGTCAGAGAGGAGCTGGATAAGCCGGTAGCCATACTCCTTGACACCAAAGGCCCGGAAATTCGTACCGGAGTTCTGGAGGATGGAAAGAAGGTAACTCTGACAGAGGGCGCAGATTTTACTCTCTATATGGAAGAAATGGTGGGCAATGAAAAGGGATGTTCCATCACCTATCCCGGCCTGGCAAGAGAAGTCAAACCGGGCAACAAGATCCTCATTGACGACGGTCTTATTGAGCTGGATGTCAAGGTGGTTAAAAGAGATCATATTGTCTGTACCGTTGCAAACGGCGGTGAGCTGGGTGAGAAAAAAGGCGTCAATGTGCCAAACGTACGAGTAAAACTTCCAGCCATCACAGAGAAAGACAAACAAGACGTTATCTTCGGCATTCAGCAGGATATAGACTTCATTGCCGCTTCCTTCATCAGAAATGCGGCAGGTATCAAGGAAATCCGTAAAATCCTCCATGAACACCATGCAGAGCAGATCTCCATCATCGCCAAGATCGAGAATGCAGAGGGTGTTGAGAATATTGACGAGATCATTGCGGCAGCCGACGGCATTATGGTAGCCAGAGGAGATTTGGGTGTGGAGATTCCGGCACAGGAAGTTCCGTATATCCAGAAGTTGATCATTAAGAAGTGCAACGAAAATTACAAACCGGTCATCACAGCCACCCAGATGCTGGATTCCATGATCCGGAACCCGCGTCCGACACGTGCGGAGGTTGCTGACGTGGCAAATGCCATCTATGACGGAACCGACGCCGTCATGCTCTCCGGGGAGACCGCAGCCGGAAAATATCCGGTGGAAGCTCTGACCATGATGGATGAGATCGCAGAGGATACAGAGAAACACGTGGATTATGACAAATACATTCAGCACAGGACTATGTACAAACAGACTTTGGTTTCCAGTGCCATCGGCATTGCGTCAGTCCGCACGGCCAGAAATATTGACGCTGACTGTATCATCACACCAACCATGTCCGGTAAGACAGCAAGGCTGGTATCCAGTTTCCGTCCCACCATGCCGATTTACGCCATCACTCCAAACGAGTTTGTACAGCATAAAATGCAGCTCTACTGGGGCGTAAAACCGCTGAAAGGCAATACAAAAGACACCACGGAAAACATCCTGACAAGTGCTATGGAGACTGTAAAACGTAAACGTCTCGTAAAAAAAGGCCAGCTTGCCGTCTTCACCGCAGGCGACCCGGCTACCAACAGCCGCAAAGATGAGCAGAATGTTACCAATATGCTCCATGTGATCGAAGTAAAATAA
- a CDS encoding magnesium transporter CorA family protein: MIRIFKTIDGKMHQVEEAAEGCWVALTDPTATEIFEISNKYGIEVDDLRAPLDEEERSRIEVEDNYTLILVDTPIIEERGDKDWFGTIPLSIIVTNEMIFTVCLEDTSVLGKFMDGRVRNFYTYMKTRFILQILYNNASMFLHYLRIIDKKSEEVEEKLHASTRNQELIELLELEKSLVYFTTSLRSNEVVLEKLLKVERIKQYPDDTDLLEDVIVENKQAIEMANIYSGILSGMMDAFASVISNNLNIVMKFLATVTIVMSIPTMIFSAYGMNVNTSGMPFAGSPYGFVIVIVLSLVLSLLVALIFSKKNLF, encoded by the coding sequence ATGATCAGAATTTTTAAAACAATAGACGGAAAAATGCATCAGGTGGAGGAAGCTGCGGAGGGATGCTGGGTTGCCCTCACGGATCCCACGGCAACAGAGATTTTTGAAATTTCCAACAAATACGGAATAGAAGTGGATGATTTGCGGGCGCCGCTGGATGAGGAAGAGCGTTCCCGAATCGAGGTGGAGGACAATTACACGCTTATCCTGGTTGACACCCCTATCATTGAAGAACGGGGGGACAAGGATTGGTTTGGGACCATCCCTCTGTCGATCATTGTGACAAATGAGATGATCTTCACGGTGTGTCTGGAGGATACCTCTGTACTTGGAAAGTTCATGGACGGCCGTGTGCGCAACTTCTATACTTATATGAAGACCAGATTTATCCTGCAGATCCTTTACAACAATGCCAGTATGTTCCTGCATTATCTGCGCATCATAGATAAAAAGAGTGAGGAAGTGGAGGAGAAGCTTCACGCCTCAACCAGAAACCAGGAGCTGATCGAGCTTCTGGAATTGGAAAAATCCCTGGTGTACTTTACCACGTCCCTGCGTTCCAATGAGGTGGTGCTGGAGAAGCTCCTGAAAGTGGAACGGATCAAACAGTATCCCGATGACACAGACCTTTTGGAGGATGTTATCGTGGAGAACAAGCAGGCCATTGAGATGGCTAATATTTACAGCGGTATTCTGAGCGGGATGATGGATGCCTTTGCATCTGTAATTTCCAACAATCTGAATATTGTCATGAAGTTTCTGGCAACCGTGACCATTGTCATGTCCATTCCCACCATGATATTCAGTGCCTACGGCATGAACGTGAATACTTCGGGAATGCCTTTTGCGGGAAGCCCTTATGGGTTTGTGATCGTGATCGTGCTGTCTCTGGTGTTAAGCTTACTGGTTGCATTGATCTTCTCCAAGAAAAATCTTTTCTAA